A region from the Rosa rugosa chromosome 6, drRosRugo1.1, whole genome shotgun sequence genome encodes:
- the LOC133718310 gene encoding protein LATERAL ROOT PRIMORDIUM 1-like isoform X2 produces MLGLRDILLIAPNHSSVHQQNQPISSDHPTLPLPSSTALGVGLGIFPLLTATPCSQNAPTAEGNPDNSRFWSLRTYPELNSSKHDMLSFGNHGGAESQQVVESDDGNVNGEGGGRGEDSGMRACKDCGNRAKKGCEYSRCRTCCRGRGYDCSTHVRSTWVPAARRRERQMGVTVAVAGGVASGGGGEDANLRQSLPDQVRAPAVFKCHRVTAVSNGEAEIAYQATVKISGHVFKGLLYDRGVDKKNEYPCISHMLLGSGSNQRNGDSSSPTVPPSNVCVASTS; encoded by the exons ATGTTGGGTCTGAGAGATATCCTCCTGATTGCTCCAAACCATTCTTCTGTGCACCAACAAAACCAACCCATTTCCTCTGACCACCCAActcttcctcttccttcctCCACAGCTCTTGGGGTTGGCCTCGGCATTTTCCCTCTCCTCACTGCAACCCCATGTAGCCAAAATGCTCCGACCGCCGAGGGCAATCCGGACAATTCACGTTTCTGGAGCCTGAGAACGTACCCGGAGCTGAATTCTTCCAAGCATGACATGCTCAGTTTTGGGAATCACGGCGGCGCCGAAAGTCAACAGGTGGTGGAATCCGATGACGGAAATGTGAACGGAGAAGGTGGTGGTCGTGGTGAAGACAGTGGCATGAGGGCTTGCAAGGACTGTGGGAACAGAGCCAAGAAAGGCTGCGAGTATTCAAGGTGCAGGACTTGTTGCAGAGGCAGGGGATATGACTGctccactcacgtgaggagcaCGTGGGTTCCGGCAGCGAGGCGGCGGGAAAGGCAGATGGGTGTGACCGTTGCTGTTGCTGGTGGTGTTGCTAGTGGCGGCGGCGGTGAAG ATGCAAATCTCAGACAGTCATTACCAGATCAAGTTCGGGCGCCAGCTGTTTTTAAGTGCCATAGAGTCACTGCCGTTAGCAATGGTGAAGCCGAGATTGCTTACCAGGCTACTGTGAAAATCAGTGGTCATGTATTCAAGGGGTTGCTCTATGATCGTGGGGTTGATAAGAAGAATGAATACCCTTGTATTTCACATATGCTTTTGGGAAGTGGTAGTAACCAAAGGAATGGAGACTCTTCTTCTCCAACTGTGCCTCCATCCAATGTCTGTGTGGCGTCCACCAGCTGA
- the LOC133718310 gene encoding protein LATERAL ROOT PRIMORDIUM 1-like isoform X1, with amino-acid sequence MLGLRDILLIAPNHSSVHQQNQPISSDHPTLPLPSSTALGVGLGIFPLLTATPCSQNAPTAEGNPDNSRFWSLRTYPELNSSKHDMLSFGNHGGAESQQVVESDDGNVNGEGGGRGEDSGMRACKDCGNRAKKGCEYSRCRTCCRGRGYDCSTHVRSTWVPAARRRERQMGVTVAVAGGVASGGGGEGSSGSSSVAKRPRVMMPSKNANANLRQSLPDQVRAPAVFKCHRVTAVSNGEAEIAYQATVKISGHVFKGLLYDRGVDKKNEYPCISHMLLGSGSNQRNGDSSSPTVPPSNVCVASTS; translated from the exons ATGTTGGGTCTGAGAGATATCCTCCTGATTGCTCCAAACCATTCTTCTGTGCACCAACAAAACCAACCCATTTCCTCTGACCACCCAActcttcctcttccttcctCCACAGCTCTTGGGGTTGGCCTCGGCATTTTCCCTCTCCTCACTGCAACCCCATGTAGCCAAAATGCTCCGACCGCCGAGGGCAATCCGGACAATTCACGTTTCTGGAGCCTGAGAACGTACCCGGAGCTGAATTCTTCCAAGCATGACATGCTCAGTTTTGGGAATCACGGCGGCGCCGAAAGTCAACAGGTGGTGGAATCCGATGACGGAAATGTGAACGGAGAAGGTGGTGGTCGTGGTGAAGACAGTGGCATGAGGGCTTGCAAGGACTGTGGGAACAGAGCCAAGAAAGGCTGCGAGTATTCAAGGTGCAGGACTTGTTGCAGAGGCAGGGGATATGACTGctccactcacgtgaggagcaCGTGGGTTCCGGCAGCGAGGCGGCGGGAAAGGCAGATGGGTGTGACCGTTGCTGTTGCTGGTGGTGTTGCTAGTGGCGGCGGCGGTGAAG GTTCTTCCGGTTCTTCTTCCGTTGCCAAAAGACCAAGAGTAATGATGCCATCAAAGAATGCAA ATGCAAATCTCAGACAGTCATTACCAGATCAAGTTCGGGCGCCAGCTGTTTTTAAGTGCCATAGAGTCACTGCCGTTAGCAATGGTGAAGCCGAGATTGCTTACCAGGCTACTGTGAAAATCAGTGGTCATGTATTCAAGGGGTTGCTCTATGATCGTGGGGTTGATAAGAAGAATGAATACCCTTGTATTTCACATATGCTTTTGGGAAGTGGTAGTAACCAAAGGAATGGAGACTCTTCTTCTCCAACTGTGCCTCCATCCAATGTCTGTGTGGCGTCCACCAGCTGA
- the LOC133718310 gene encoding protein LATERAL ROOT PRIMORDIUM 1-like isoform X3 has product MLGLRDILLIAPNHSSVHQQNQPISSDHPTLPLPSSTALGVGLGIFPLLTATPCSQNAPTAEGNPDNSRFWSLRTYPELNSSKHDMLSFGNHGGAESQQVVESDDGNVNGEGGGRGEDSGMRACKDCGNRAKKGCEYSRCRTCCRGRGYDCSTHVRSTWVPAARRRERQMGVTVAVAGGVASGGGGEGSSGSSSVAKRPRVMMPSKNMQISDSHYQIKFGRQLFLSAIESLPLAMVKPRLLTRLL; this is encoded by the exons ATGTTGGGTCTGAGAGATATCCTCCTGATTGCTCCAAACCATTCTTCTGTGCACCAACAAAACCAACCCATTTCCTCTGACCACCCAActcttcctcttccttcctCCACAGCTCTTGGGGTTGGCCTCGGCATTTTCCCTCTCCTCACTGCAACCCCATGTAGCCAAAATGCTCCGACCGCCGAGGGCAATCCGGACAATTCACGTTTCTGGAGCCTGAGAACGTACCCGGAGCTGAATTCTTCCAAGCATGACATGCTCAGTTTTGGGAATCACGGCGGCGCCGAAAGTCAACAGGTGGTGGAATCCGATGACGGAAATGTGAACGGAGAAGGTGGTGGTCGTGGTGAAGACAGTGGCATGAGGGCTTGCAAGGACTGTGGGAACAGAGCCAAGAAAGGCTGCGAGTATTCAAGGTGCAGGACTTGTTGCAGAGGCAGGGGATATGACTGctccactcacgtgaggagcaCGTGGGTTCCGGCAGCGAGGCGGCGGGAAAGGCAGATGGGTGTGACCGTTGCTGTTGCTGGTGGTGTTGCTAGTGGCGGCGGCGGTGAAG GTTCTTCCGGTTCTTCTTCCGTTGCCAAAAGACCAAGAGTAATGATGCCATCAAAGAAT ATGCAAATCTCAGACAGTCATTACCAGATCAAGTTCGGGCGCCAGCTGTTTTTAAGTGCCATAGAGTCACTGCCGTTAGCAATGGTGAAGCCGAGATTGCTTACCAGGCTACTGTGA